In the Drosophila gunungcola strain Sukarami unplaced genomic scaffold, Dgunungcola_SK_2 000001F, whole genome shotgun sequence genome, one interval contains:
- the LOC128261239 gene encoding RIP-like protein, translating into MNSTQSPVYHTSVEQKRHAQDVAKRQRMGMQMPKLREMLREKYRKRIIETRNRCTDANRQIQLSELRDILRLELNEMEADLELEQLILDELLSDVNEWYALGEKNLETLFVEPDEKQKNVLCPVCQIKTLSRLKTAFICECGIQFEHAANEKQLQELLQQQITSHELQCTQALRFFIEPSSGHLYNMCGCCDYFSSV; encoded by the exons ATGAACTCCACACAAAGCCCTGTTTATCACACCTCCGTTGAACAAAAGCGGCATGCTCAAGATGTCGCCAAAAGACAGCGCATGGGAATGCAAATGCCTAAACTCCGCGAAATGCTGCGAGAG AAGTACCGCAAGCGCATTATAGAAACCAGAAATAGGTGCACGGACGCCAATCGCCAAATACAACTG TCGGAACTAAGGGATATCCTTCGTCTGGAACTCAATGAAATGGAAGCAGATCTGGAGCTAGAGCAACTCATCCTGGACGAGCTACTCTCGGATGTGAACGAGTGGTATGCCCTGGGTGAAAAGAACCTGGAAACCTTGTTCGTAGAACCGGATGAGAAGCAGAAGAACGTTCTGTGCCCAGTTTGTCAGATAAAAACTCTGAGCCGCCTAAAAACTGCCTTTATTTGCGAGTGTGGCATCCAGTTTGAGCATGCTGCAAATGAGAAACAATTGCAGgaactgctgcagcagcaaatCACCAGCCATGAGCTCCAATGCACTCAGGCCCTGCGATTCTTCATCGAACCTTCTTCGGGACACCTTTATAATATGTGCGGCTGCTGCGACTACTTCTCCTCCGTTTAG